One genomic region from Candidatus Nitrosopumilus koreensis AR1 encodes:
- a CDS encoding response regulator: protein MSSKKTILLVDDDIDLLENTAYLIKSIGYDVTIAEDGQEAVVKYKDIRPDLTIMDVKMPKMDGFDAFFKIKQFDSNAKVILITAFVLDEKKHLKAKNMSLITTINKPYSFEQLEEIVTKYA from the coding sequence ATGTCTTCCAAAAAAACAATTCTTTTAGTAGATGATGACATCGATCTTTTGGAAAATACTGCATATCTGATTAAAAGTATCGGATATGATGTAACTATTGCTGAAGATGGTCAGGAAGCAGTAGTGAAATACAAAGATATTCGCCCAGATCTGACCATAATGGATGTCAAGATGCCTAAAATGGATGGTTTTGATGCATTTTTTAAGATAAAACAATTTGATTCAAATGCAAAGGTCATACTAATCACAGCATTTGTTCTGGATGAGAAAAAACACCTAAAGGCAAAAAATATGTCATTAATTACAACTATCAACAAACCTTATTCTTTTGAGCAACTCGAAGAAATTGTGACAAAATATGCATGA
- a CDS encoding B12-binding domain-containing protein, protein MGKGYSTEKIREKLISVLDGSESGMSGVEISEQMKVNRITMTKYLKVFAAEGLVRQKNIGNVTLWFLEPGQESFNFPDDYFKVAPQYLDYLIKGNEDQVYSLIRNCLHSGASVNRLIMEVIYPAIDYVRSIFDDGKIGTAEQNLLRTTISKSLQILNQIPIVADSKKNIVVISADFQSSLLAEAASTVYHSDGWRVSHLGDMSSAINVLFDLDFQKLVGKIWKQKPGIMIVLVFSQTEEGLNFFADSINPTKEKSGKRMKLILCGIPSKKSKNNSDLVSDKLDEIIQWSQTVYQNLK, encoded by the coding sequence ATGGGCAAAGGATATTCCACTGAAAAGATTCGAGAAAAACTGATTTCAGTTTTGGATGGCTCTGAATCCGGAATGTCTGGTGTGGAGATTTCAGAACAAATGAAAGTAAACAGAATCACCATGACAAAGTATCTCAAGGTATTTGCAGCAGAGGGATTGGTCCGACAAAAAAACATTGGAAATGTTACCTTGTGGTTTTTAGAACCTGGTCAAGAATCTTTCAACTTTCCTGATGATTATTTCAAAGTGGCACCTCAATACCTTGATTATCTGATTAAAGGAAATGAGGACCAAGTATATTCTCTGATTCGAAACTGTCTTCATTCAGGAGCTTCTGTGAATCGCTTGATAATGGAAGTGATTTATCCTGCAATAGACTATGTGAGGAGTATCTTTGATGATGGAAAAATTGGCACTGCTGAGCAAAACCTTCTCAGAACTACAATTTCAAAATCTCTTCAAATATTAAATCAGATTCCAATAGTTGCTGATTCTAAAAAAAACATAGTTGTCATTTCAGCTGATTTTCAAAGCAGCCTTCTTGCAGAGGCAGCATCTACCGTATATCATTCAGATGGGTGGAGGGTTTCTCATTTGGGAGACATGTCTTCTGCTATCAATGTCTTGTTTGATCTTGATTTTCAAAAACTGGTAGGTAAAATCTGGAAACAAAAACCTGGAATTATGATTGTACTTGTTTTTTCACAAACTGAGGAAGGGCTGAACTTTTTTGCTGACTCTATTAACCCAACCAAAGAAAAATCTGGCAAACGAATGAAATTAATCCTTTGTGGAATTCCTTCTAAAAAATCAAAAAATAACTCTGACCTTGTTTCAGATAAATTAGATGAAATTATTCAGTGGTCCCAAACAGTATATCAAAATCTAAAGTAA
- a CDS encoding thioredoxin family protein — MVLLESQVKLKAGDIAPDFELLGIDDKKHSLNDYSNYKGILVIFMCNHCPYVKAKVDALNELYEKFGKDIAIVGINSNDSTDYPEDSFEAMKETAKEKGFGFDYLVDETQEVAKKYGAMCTPDPFLFNAQKQLVFHGRIDNAMKPEDTATEKTMINNMQKLLDGEKIEKDFDPSIGCSIKWKEN, encoded by the coding sequence ATGGTACTTTTAGAATCTCAAGTCAAGCTAAAAGCAGGAGATATTGCACCTGACTTTGAGTTATTGGGAATTGATGACAAGAAACATTCCCTAAATGATTATTCCAATTACAAAGGAATTTTGGTGATTTTCATGTGTAATCATTGCCCATATGTAAAGGCAAAAGTTGATGCCCTAAACGAGTTGTATGAAAAGTTTGGAAAAGATATTGCAATTGTTGGAATCAACAGCAATGATTCAACTGATTATCCTGAAGACAGTTTTGAGGCAATGAAAGAGACTGCAAAAGAGAAAGGATTTGGATTTGATTATTTGGTAGATGAAACACAAGAGGTTGCCAAGAAATATGGTGCAATGTGTACTCCAGACCCATTCTTGTTTAATGCCCAAAAACAGCTAGTGTTCCATGGAAGAATTGACAACGCAATGAAACCAGAGGATACTGCCACCGAGAAGACCATGATTAACAACATGCAAAAATTATTGGATGGAGAAAAAATAGAAAAAGACTTTGATCCATCTATTGGTTGTTCAATCAAGTGGAAAGAAAATTAG
- a CDS encoding Lrp/AsnC ligand binding domain-containing protein: MATAYVLINCELGSEEAIIQQLKGLEGVKEVHGTFGAYDILAKIESDTVEKLRETITWKIRKIEKIRSTLTLMGIEGQT, from the coding sequence ATGGCAACAGCTTATGTGTTAATCAACTGTGAACTAGGTTCTGAAGAGGCAATTATACAGCAACTAAAGGGCCTAGAAGGTGTTAAGGAAGTTCATGGAACTTTCGGCGCATATGATATTTTGGCCAAGATCGAATCTGATACCGTTGAGAAACTCAGAGAAACAATCACTTGGAAAATCAGAAAAATTGAAAAGATTCGTTCAACACTAACCCTTATGGGTATTGAAGGCCAGACATAA
- a CDS encoding 30S ribosomal protein S15 — MGRMHTHRHGKSHSIRPATLRAPSWITQSPAEIEELVIKYSKDGLTPSQIGIKLRDQHSIPLIKPITKKTIGEILEENDLKAEMPEDLENIVKKAVGLQKHLKANKGDRRNVRSLELIEAKVHRLSVYYKRIGRIPANWKYKSVVAQLE; from the coding sequence ATGGGACGAATGCACACACATAGACATGGAAAATCACATTCCATTAGACCAGCTACTCTACGTGCACCTTCATGGATCACACAAAGTCCTGCAGAAATCGAAGAATTAGTAATAAAATACTCAAAAGATGGTCTAACCCCAAGTCAAATTGGAATCAAACTAAGAGACCAACATTCAATCCCACTAATCAAACCAATTACAAAAAAGACTATTGGAGAGATTTTAGAAGAAAATGATTTGAAAGCAGAAATGCCTGAAGACCTTGAAAACATTGTCAAAAAAGCAGTAGGCCTTCAAAAACACCTCAAAGCCAACAAGGGAGACAGAAGAAATGTCAGATCTTTGGAATTAATTGAAGCCAAAGTTCACAGATTATCAGTCTATTACAAAAGAATTGGCAGAATTCCAGCAAACTGGAAATATAAATCCGTGGTAGCTCAATTAGAGTAA
- a CDS encoding methane monooxygenase/ammonia monooxygenase subunit B: MVEKKIFVFGLAVVLALGTLGFNWVESVLPTADAHGVQAQLQSRFVRIEDETFNRQSLQTGETLTLQGTLVSLVERDLRGWISIFSESTNAGNRWEMLARDPPGNVFDIPGNSVVDYSLSAKALEAGVYHVHTQLNVAKVGPGLGPGQTVVVEGEPIIKPIPYTNIAYQSIMIGVGYVITFATRPWQVI; this comes from the coding sequence ATGGTCGAAAAAAAGATTTTCGTATTCGGACTAGCTGTCGTACTTGCACTAGGAACTTTAGGTTTCAACTGGGTTGAATCCGTACTTCCAACTGCAGATGCACACGGTGTCCAAGCACAACTCCAGAGTCGTTTCGTCAGAATTGAAGATGAAACCTTTAACAGACAATCCCTGCAAACTGGTGAAACCTTGACACTTCAAGGAACATTAGTCAGTCTTGTAGAAAGAGACCTTAGAGGATGGATTTCCATTTTCTCAGAGTCAACTAACGCAGGTAACAGATGGGAGATGCTCGCAAGAGACCCACCAGGAAACGTCTTTGACATTCCAGGAAACTCTGTTGTAGATTATTCACTATCTGCAAAAGCACTTGAAGCAGGTGTATACCACGTACACACCCAACTCAATGTAGCCAAAGTTGGCCCAGGACTTGGTCCAGGTCAAACAGTTGTCGTTGAAGGAGAACCAATTATCAAACCAATCCCATATACCAACATCGCATATCAATCAATTATGATTGGCGTTGGATATGTCATTACGTTTGCAACACGACCCTGGCAAGTAATCTAA
- the pheT gene encoding phenylalanine--tRNA ligase subunit beta — protein sequence MPVVELSYSSLQKLIGKASKKQIAESLPFLGLDIESEDKDLVRIEYSPNRPDYSTDFGIALGMQGLLGLKTGAIKLKIKKSKQYAISVKPDVSKVRPYVTGIVAKNGKVDDKTIKQLMAMQEDLHFGIGRKRKKSSIGIHDLDKIQFPLVYTTVDRKHTFTPLNSDKELSITQILETTDVGKDYGNLLANSTKMPLILDANKKTVSFPPIINAAVTTVTTKTKNLFVEVTGINKADAEDMLSVVATILQSAGFSLESVQISGAKNSSPKLAERKITVSPALINQTLGLNLNTSKIISSLKKSRLDASAKGKNIVCTIPAYRFDIFGPMDLVEEVALGYGIQNLEPTLSPSQTLGQTNPISLQLKSLSQTMIGLGYLEALNSSLTSKRVLYDMANREPNEIISVLDSKSQEHTILRDSILPGLLENLSKNIHESYPQKLFETGTVFSLNDPISEKINLSAISAHQDTNFTEIKSVLQSALKTGFGLDIKTKTTEHPSFEKGHCASVIIDNQSVGVIGEISSKIIENYKIRVPVVGFEISLSESILKSL from the coding sequence ATGCCAGTAGTTGAATTATCTTATTCCAGTCTTCAAAAACTAATTGGAAAGGCATCAAAAAAACAAATTGCAGAATCGTTACCCTTTCTAGGATTAGATATTGAATCTGAAGACAAAGATCTTGTTAGAATAGAATACAGTCCAAACAGACCCGATTACTCTACTGATTTTGGAATTGCACTTGGAATGCAAGGATTGTTGGGATTAAAAACCGGTGCAATCAAACTAAAAATCAAAAAATCAAAACAATATGCAATTTCTGTAAAACCTGATGTTTCTAAAGTGAGGCCATATGTGACTGGAATTGTTGCAAAAAATGGAAAAGTTGATGATAAAACCATCAAACAACTCATGGCAATGCAGGAGGATCTTCATTTTGGTATTGGAAGAAAGAGAAAAAAATCCTCAATTGGAATTCATGATTTAGATAAAATCCAATTTCCTCTAGTCTATACCACAGTTGACAGAAAACACACCTTCACACCATTAAATTCAGACAAAGAATTGTCAATAACCCAAATTCTTGAAACAACTGATGTTGGAAAAGACTATGGTAATTTGCTTGCAAATTCTACAAAAATGCCTTTGATACTTGATGCCAATAAGAAAACTGTATCATTTCCTCCAATAATCAATGCTGCAGTAACTACTGTAACTACAAAAACAAAGAATCTCTTTGTTGAGGTTACTGGAATAAACAAAGCCGATGCTGAAGACATGTTATCTGTAGTTGCAACAATTCTGCAAAGTGCCGGATTCTCTTTGGAATCTGTCCAAATCTCAGGTGCAAAAAACTCTTCTCCAAAACTTGCTGAAAGAAAAATAACTGTTAGTCCAGCATTGATTAATCAAACACTTGGCCTAAACCTAAACACTTCAAAAATAATCTCTTCACTAAAAAAATCAAGACTAGATGCATCTGCTAAAGGCAAGAACATTGTCTGCACAATCCCTGCATATAGATTTGATATTTTTGGTCCTATGGATTTAGTTGAAGAAGTTGCTTTAGGATATGGAATTCAAAACCTTGAACCAACTTTATCTCCTTCTCAAACACTTGGTCAAACAAATCCAATATCACTACAACTAAAATCTCTTAGTCAAACAATGATAGGACTTGGATATCTTGAAGCATTGAATTCTAGCTTGACTAGTAAAAGAGTTCTTTATGATATGGCTAACAGAGAACCAAATGAAATTATCTCTGTTCTTGATTCAAAAAGTCAAGAGCACACAATTTTACGTGATTCTATTTTACCTGGATTGCTAGAAAATCTTTCAAAAAATATTCATGAATCATATCCTCAGAAATTATTTGAAACTGGAACTGTCTTTTCTTTAAATGATCCTATATCTGAAAAAATCAATCTTTCTGCAATTAGTGCTCATCAAGACACAAACTTTACTGAAATAAAATCTGTCCTTCAATCTGCACTAAAGACAGGATTTGGTTTAGACATTAAAACAAAAACTACTGAACATCCCTCATTTGAAAAAGGACACTGTGCATCTGTGATTATAGACAATCAATCAGTTGGTGTTATTGGCGAAATAAGCTCTAAGATTATTGAAAATTATAAAATCCGTGTACCTGTAGTTGGATTTGAAATATCCTTATCTGAGTCCATTCTCAAATCGCTTTAG
- a CDS encoding ammonia monooxygenase, translated as MVWLRRCTHYLFIVVVAVNSTLLTINAGDYIFYTDWAWTSYTVFSISQTLMLLVGATYYLTFTGVPGTATYYALIMTVYTWIAKAAWFSLGYPYDFIVTPVWLPSAMLLDLVYWATKKNKHSLILFGGVLVGMSLPLFNMVNLITVADPLETAFKYPRPTLPPYMTPIEPQVGKFYNSPVALGAGAGAVLGCTFAALGCKLNTWTYRWMAAWSKWD; from the coding sequence ATGGTCTGGTTAAGACGATGTACACACTACTTGTTCATAGTAGTGGTTGCAGTTAACTCTACACTGTTAACAATTAACGCAGGAGACTACATCTTCTACACTGACTGGGCTTGGACTTCGTACACGGTATTCTCAATATCGCAAACGTTGATGCTTTTAGTAGGTGCAACATATTACCTTACATTTACTGGCGTTCCAGGCACAGCAACGTACTACGCTCTAATTATGACAGTATACACATGGATAGCAAAAGCCGCATGGTTTTCACTCGGTTATCCATATGACTTCATTGTAACTCCAGTTTGGCTACCATCAGCAATGCTGTTGGACTTAGTATACTGGGCAACAAAGAAGAACAAGCACTCCTTGATACTGTTCGGCGGTGTACTGGTAGGAATGTCTTTACCATTGTTCAACATGGTAAACCTGATAACAGTAGCAGACCCACTTGAAACGGCATTCAAATATCCAAGACCAACATTGCCACCATACATGACACCGATAGAACCCCAAGTAGGTAAGTTCTATAACAGCCCAGTCGCTCTCGGTGCAGGTGCAGGTGCAGTTTTGGGATGTACATTTGCAGCATTAGGTTGTAAATTGAACACTTGGACTTACAGATGGATGGCCGCTTGGTCAAAGTGGGACTAA
- a CDS encoding DNA adenine methylase: protein MKQVYSQVSNVIPKPFVKWAGGKRQLIPILNENLPKSFGTYYEPFIGGGALLFHILTERDAQKCSISDLNSDLVLAYTTIRNRIDELISSLKNHERNYHKDSKSYYYSVRESNPRSEIEKTSRLLFLNRTCFNGLYRVNSKGKFNVPLGRYTNPNIVNEDNLRAVSTILQSSKVAIKCRDFEAVLGDAKKGDLVYFDPPYQPVSDTANFTSYTNKDFTDKDLRRLAELCDKLDSKGCKVLLSNSDSKQVAEMFSGKSWKTSKIQANRSINSNSKKRTGHFELLIKNY, encoded by the coding sequence TTGAAACAAGTATACTCCCAAGTATCAAATGTAATCCCAAAACCATTTGTAAAGTGGGCCGGTGGAAAACGCCAACTTATTCCAATTCTAAATGAGAATCTGCCAAAATCCTTTGGGACATATTATGAGCCATTTATCGGGGGAGGGGCATTGTTGTTTCATATCCTCACAGAAAGAGATGCTCAAAAATGCAGCATCTCAGATTTGAACTCTGACCTAGTTTTAGCATACACCACTATTCGAAACAGAATTGATGAACTCATATCATCTCTAAAAAATCACGAGAGAAATTATCACAAAGATTCAAAATCATACTATTATTCAGTCAGGGAATCAAACCCAAGAAGTGAGATTGAAAAGACATCAAGACTGCTCTTTTTGAATCGAACCTGTTTTAACGGATTATACAGAGTAAACAGCAAGGGAAAATTCAACGTCCCACTTGGCAGATACACAAATCCAAATATCGTAAATGAGGATAACCTCAGAGCAGTTAGTACCATCTTACAATCAAGCAAGGTTGCCATCAAGTGTCGCGATTTTGAGGCAGTTTTGGGAGATGCCAAAAAAGGCGATTTGGTGTATTTTGATCCACCATACCAACCAGTAAGTGATACTGCCAATTTTACAAGTTACACAAACAAGGACTTTACTGACAAGGATCTTAGAAGACTAGCAGAGCTATGCGACAAGCTAGATTCCAAGGGATGCAAAGTTTTACTATCCAATTCAGATTCAAAACAAGTTGCAGAAATGTTTTCAGGAAAGTCCTGGAAGACAAGCAAGATTCAGGCAAACCGTTCAATTAATTCAAATTCAAAAAAGAGAACAGGCCACTTTGAATTACTAATTAAGAATTATTAG
- a CDS encoding phenylalanine--tRNA ligase subunit alpha, whose amino-acid sequence MPERRLLDLLKTKSKLSDLQQELGAVFGPAMGLARKNNWVEATSDEISLKNPPSVLPGEKSLKQIGEKKLPVDELNKDDLSGLLRRPDFVIEEVVKTREITLTDSAKSLNLDDSSGGIDVEAKVPEVFVARTHPLKDTIDEIREIFVTLGFSEIYGNMTQSSFWNFDALFTPQDHPARELQDTFYLDGISDKKIATPQQIRKVSDSHKKNWRYQWDINEARKMVLRTHTTCVTIKHLAETKPDEARVFSLGRVFRNEKVSYKHLVEFNQIEGIVVGKDANLRNLMGIQREFYKRIGITKIKFWPTFFPYTEPSLQTMVYNERLGKWVELFGMGIFRPEVTKPLGITKPVLAWGGGIERIAMLKYGLDDVREFYNNNLNWLRSATKCQ is encoded by the coding sequence TTGCCTGAAAGAAGACTGCTAGATCTGCTAAAGACCAAATCAAAATTATCTGATTTACAGCAAGAACTAGGAGCAGTGTTTGGGCCTGCAATGGGGCTTGCAAGAAAAAATAATTGGGTTGAAGCAACCTCTGATGAAATTTCTCTGAAAAATCCTCCATCGGTTTTACCTGGAGAAAAATCTCTAAAACAAATTGGTGAGAAAAAACTTCCAGTTGATGAACTGAATAAGGACGATCTGTCAGGACTTTTGAGACGCCCTGACTTTGTTATAGAAGAAGTAGTAAAGACTAGAGAAATCACTCTAACTGATTCTGCAAAATCGCTTAACCTTGATGATTCTTCTGGAGGGATTGATGTAGAAGCTAAAGTTCCTGAAGTTTTTGTTGCCAGAACTCATCCTCTAAAAGACACTATTGATGAAATTCGTGAAATCTTTGTTACATTGGGATTTTCAGAAATTTATGGAAATATGACTCAATCAAGCTTTTGGAACTTTGATGCGTTATTTACTCCTCAGGATCATCCTGCTCGGGAACTACAAGACACGTTCTATCTTGACGGTATTTCTGACAAAAAAATCGCAACTCCCCAACAAATTAGAAAAGTTTCTGATTCTCATAAAAAAAATTGGAGATACCAATGGGATATTAATGAAGCACGTAAGATGGTTTTACGAACTCATACTACCTGTGTTACAATCAAGCATCTTGCAGAAACAAAACCTGATGAGGCCAGAGTATTTTCGTTAGGTCGTGTTTTTAGAAATGAAAAAGTAAGTTACAAACATCTTGTAGAATTTAATCAAATTGAAGGCATTGTTGTTGGAAAAGACGCTAACCTACGAAACTTGATGGGAATTCAGCGAGAATTTTACAAAAGAATTGGAATTACAAAGATAAAGTTCTGGCCAACATTTTTCCCATACACTGAACCCTCACTTCAAACGATGGTGTATAATGAAAGATTGGGAAAATGGGTTGAACTATTTGGAATGGGAATCTTTAGACCTGAAGTTACAAAACCACTTGGTATAACAAAACCTGTTTTGGCATGGGGTGGTGGCATTGAAAGAATCGCCATGCTAAAGTATGGTTTGGATGATGTAAGGGAATTTTACAATAACAATTTGAATTGGCTTAGGAGTGCAACAAAATGCCAGTAG
- a CDS encoding sensor histidine kinase, giving the protein MKISVMIIAVMFVVSLIFTIVGIVTFELSADEIKKFLGSRNEGFAFNMMQDIDQHIENRISDFQKLTNLNLIHAALLESNEKFEKIEDIQAYLDLKEDEIEFTELSPFVGGVSDEVLTDELVNTIEFYREEYNYDVVEELFVTNAYGANVALGSGTSDYSQSDEKWWQTARDTGKYVGDVNYNKNYDSYSIDFAFSVNDIDENFIGVLRVVITLDDLLSTFIEDSEIITISEYNVLLLDRTGNSIYQNNQILRSNVPVEYFENISQGADVGFFELVDPVDDLQLVSYAKSTGYNTFEGFDWIVVVEQSSSSVVQELVELRNSILLVSILGMIASIIGGFFISTSVSLPLKRLTKIASSISNGDFDIKTTDSKIDEIKTISISFEKMAQNLKKLVETEKQLAEANMRVKHERLSAIGELAASMAHDMKNPLSTIQRSAEILQKNAKPDEELQKVIDRMNRAMDRITHQIDDVLNYVRITPLELKSIKITKLLESAKASMDIPKNISLFIPNSDIEIKCDVQKLEIVFINLFLNSIQAIGESKGEIKCKIEQKDSTVIIEIQDSGSGIPEDLFPKIFDPLVSSKQKGTGLGLSTCKNVIEQHKGTISYQNNPTRFTIIFPSSD; this is encoded by the coding sequence TTGAAAATCTCCGTAATGATAATTGCAGTTATGTTTGTAGTTTCTTTAATATTTACAATAGTAGGTATTGTAACTTTTGAACTCAGTGCAGATGAGATTAAGAAATTTTTGGGCTCACGAAATGAAGGTTTTGCATTCAATATGATGCAAGATATTGATCAACATATTGAAAACAGAATATCTGATTTTCAAAAACTAACAAATCTGAATCTTATTCATGCTGCACTGCTTGAGTCAAATGAAAAATTTGAAAAAATTGAAGATATTCAAGCGTATTTGGATCTAAAAGAAGACGAAATTGAGTTTACTGAACTATCTCCTTTTGTTGGAGGAGTCTCAGATGAGGTTCTAACAGACGAGCTTGTGAACACAATAGAATTTTATCGCGAGGAATACAACTATGATGTCGTTGAAGAATTGTTTGTTACCAATGCCTATGGTGCAAATGTTGCTCTAGGATCAGGCACATCCGATTATTCTCAAAGTGATGAAAAATGGTGGCAAACTGCACGAGATACAGGCAAATATGTCGGAGATGTAAATTATAATAAAAATTATGATAGTTATTCAATTGATTTTGCATTTAGCGTAAACGACATTGATGAAAATTTTATCGGAGTATTGCGTGTTGTGATCACTCTTGATGATCTTCTTAGCACTTTTATCGAGGATTCTGAAATAATTACGATTTCTGAATACAATGTTTTGTTATTAGACAGAACAGGAAATTCTATTTATCAAAATAACCAAATACTCAGATCTAACGTACCTGTAGAATACTTTGAAAACATTTCTCAAGGAGCAGACGTGGGATTTTTTGAATTAGTTGACCCAGTAGATGATCTACAGCTAGTTTCTTATGCAAAATCTACCGGATACAATACTTTTGAGGGATTTGATTGGATTGTGGTTGTAGAGCAGAGTAGTTCCTCAGTAGTTCAAGAGCTTGTAGAATTACGTAATTCAATTTTGTTAGTGTCTATTTTAGGAATGATTGCATCAATAATTGGAGGGTTTTTTATTTCAACAAGTGTTTCTTTGCCATTAAAACGCTTGACAAAAATTGCTAGTTCTATATCCAATGGGGATTTTGATATTAAAACAACAGATAGTAAGATTGATGAAATTAAAACAATCAGTATTTCTTTTGAAAAGATGGCACAAAATCTCAAAAAATTAGTTGAAACCGAAAAACAACTAGCCGAAGCAAACATGCGAGTAAAACATGAGCGATTAAGTGCCATTGGAGAACTTGCAGCTAGTATGGCTCATGATATGAAAAATCCACTTTCGACGATTCAGAGATCCGCAGAGATTCTACAAAAAAATGCAAAACCTGATGAAGAATTGCAAAAAGTTATTGATCGAATGAATCGAGCAATGGATAGAATCACTCATCAGATAGATGACGTGTTAAATTACGTCCGAATTACACCGTTAGAACTCAAATCAATTAAAATTACAAAATTATTAGAATCAGCAAAAGCATCTATGGACATACCAAAAAATATCTCATTATTCATTCCAAATTCAGACATCGAGATAAAATGTGATGTGCAAAAATTAGAAATTGTTTTTATCAATCTTTTCTTGAATTCGATTCAGGCAATTGGAGAAAGTAAAGGAGAAATCAAGTGCAAGATTGAACAAAAAGATTCCACTGTAATCATTGAGATTCAAGATTCAGGATCAGGCATACCTGAGGATCTTTTTCCGAAGATATTTGATCCTCTGGTTTCTTCAAAACAAAAAGGAACAGGATTGGGTTTGTCTACCTGCAAAAACGTAATTGAACAACATAAAGGAACAATATCATATCAAAATAATCCAACCAGATTCACCATAATTTTTCCATCCTCGGATTAA
- a CDS encoding tryptophan--tRNA ligase: protein MSADDFIVTPWHVEGDIDYDKLIKKFGTEKISSELNERIKKITGEDHFMLRRGIFFSHREMNRILDDYEKGNKFFLYTGRGPSGHTHIGHLVPWVFAKWLQEKFDVNMYFQLTDDEKFYSKPNLTLEETRKFAYENALDLIALGFKPDKTKIIINTRNIQTLYPIAAQVAKKINFSNTKATFGFTNETNIGMIFYTSLQSAPCFIEDKPVLIPLGVDQDPHFRLTRDIAPKIGKPKPALIHNIMIPALEGPGGKMSASDENGTVYTTDAPNVVKKKINKYAFSGGQPDLEQHRKLGGNPDIDVSYQYLRIFFEPDDNKLKSIYDDYKSGKLLSGELKAILIEKMNEFLAVHQEKREKAKEQIEEFLFENK from the coding sequence ATGTCAGCTGATGACTTTATTGTTACTCCTTGGCATGTTGAAGGAGATATCGATTACGATAAATTAATCAAAAAATTTGGAACTGAAAAAATCTCTTCAGAACTAAATGAGAGAATCAAGAAGATTACTGGAGAAGACCATTTCATGCTAAGAAGAGGTATTTTCTTCTCGCACAGAGAAATGAATAGAATTCTTGATGATTATGAAAAAGGTAACAAATTTTTCCTATACACTGGAAGAGGTCCATCAGGTCACACCCATATTGGTCACTTGGTTCCATGGGTTTTTGCAAAATGGCTTCAAGAAAAGTTTGATGTTAACATGTATTTTCAGCTCACTGATGATGAAAAGTTCTATTCAAAACCAAACTTGACTTTGGAGGAAACAAGAAAATTTGCTTATGAGAACGCACTAGACTTAATTGCATTAGGTTTCAAACCTGACAAAACAAAAATCATAATCAACACAAGAAATATTCAAACACTTTATCCAATAGCAGCTCAAGTTGCAAAGAAGATTAATTTCTCAAACACTAAAGCAACTTTTGGATTTACAAATGAGACTAATATTGGCATGATTTTTTACACATCATTGCAGTCTGCTCCATGTTTTATTGAAGACAAACCAGTTTTGATTCCATTAGGTGTTGACCAAGATCCTCACTTTAGACTTACAAGAGACATTGCACCAAAGATTGGAAAACCAAAACCAGCATTAATTCACAACATAATGATTCCAGCATTAGAGGGACCAGGAGGAAAAATGTCAGCGTCAGATGAGAATGGAACAGTTTACACAACAGATGCTCCAAATGTTGTAAAAAAGAAGATTAACAAATATGCATTTTCAGGAGGACAACCAGATCTTGAACAACATAGAAAGCTTGGTGGAAATCCAGACATTGATGTATCATATCAATATCTTAGAATATTTTTTGAACCAGACGATAACAAACTAAAATCAATTTATGACGACTACAAATCAGGAAAATTACTTTCCGGAGAACTCAAAGCAATACTAATTGAAAAAATGAATGAGTTCTTGGCAGTACATCAAGAAAAACGTGAAAAAGCAAAAGAACAGATAGAAGAATTTCTTTTTGAGAATAAATGA